The segment TATTGTTGTAGTTATAATGTTGATAATTAGTTGATAATGTTGATAATTGATAATGATAAAGTtgataatgttgataatgttgTGTATGATTGATAATGTTGATAATATGCTGATAAAGTtgataatgttgataatgtgtGTATGATTGATGTTGTTGAATAGTTGATAATGTTGTGTAGTTGATAACGTGTGTAGTTGATAATGTTGGTTGATGTTGATAAATGTTGATAATGCTAGTtgataatgttgataatgttgtgtgttgataatgttgataatgttgtagttgataatgttgataatgttgTGTAGTTGATAATGTTGTGTAGTTGATAGTTGATAATGTTGTAGTTGATTTAGTtgataatgttgataatgttgtgttgataatgttgataatgttgataatgttgtgtagttgataatgttgataatgttgtgtagttgataatgttgtgtagttgataatgttgataatgttgtgtagttgataatgttgataatgttgtgtagttgataatgttgataatgttgTGTAGTTTCAGAGAACAGCGCTGCACAAAGCTTCATTCAGAGGAAACACTGACGTTATGAAGACTCTGCTGCAGGCCGGAGCTCAGATCGAGATGAAAGACAAGGTGACAACACACTCCCACATTGGCCCCACCCCTTTTCTGGAACATGTGCTGGGTTTGTCGTGATCAGCGCccccttgtgtttgtttgtgttgcagctgGAGGCCACAGCACTGCACTGGGCCTGTAGGGGGGGCAGTCTGCCGGCTCTGCAGCTACTCCTGGACCAGGGGGCAAAGGTCACGTCCAGAGACAAGGTGTGTGGGCGGAGTTACGTTGACACATGCACGTCCACGTCAGCTTAATTTTATTCACAgcaggtttccatggttaccgtcttcTTTGAAAACAAGAGAGTGCCACCAGCTGGGTCCAGGGAGCACTTTTTTAAGAGTGGTCgacatgaattaatgaattaattaatatgtAAATGAGAAGAATTTTACGTGacctctcctctcacctcccCTTAAAGTCTCCTTGTcttctctcctcgtctcctcagcTACTCAGTACTCCTCTCCACGTTGCCGTGAGAACAGGACACTGTGAGTGCGCCGAACATCTGATTCACTGTGGAGCCGACGTCAACGCTAAAGACAGAGTGAGCATCAAactctgtgacatcatcacatttactatgtgacatcatcatatttactgtgacatcatcatatttactgtgacatcatcatatttactgtgtgacatcatcacatttactgtgtgacatcatcacatttactgtgtgacatcatcatatttactgtgacatcatcatatttactgtgtgacatcatcatatttactgtgtgacatcatatttactgtgacatcatcatatttactgtgtgacatcatcatatttactgtcatatttactgtgacatcatcatatttactgtgtgacatcatcatatttactgtgtgacatcatcatatttactgtgtgacatcatcatatttactgtgacatcatcatatttactgtgacatcatcatatttactgtgtgacatcatatttactgtgacatcatcatatttactgtgtgacatcatcatatttactgtgtgacatcatcccTGTCTCTGGTGTCAGGACGGGGACACGCCCATGCACGACGCGGTGAGGATCAACAGATTTAAGATGATCAGGCTGCTGATGATGTATGGAGCGAGTCTGAACACCAAGAACTGTGTAAGTGCACAACACCGTCACCATGGTAACACAAACTTCAGACAAGGAACTTTGTTCTTATTTGCTTTTCCACGTTTCACAGTTCTAACTCGACTCACTTTAGCTTCagtgacttcatagctcctcctcctccgtgtgggcggagtcatcacatcacagtgttttttttgtgacttgtaaagcagttgtttttggtgaaaGTGAATCACAGTCTGATTCAGTcactgatggaggagaagaaacacTGAGCTGAGTCGAGTAAAATCTCCGTCAAGAACAACATGTTGACCGCTGTttgctcttctcttcttcaggACGGGAAAACTGCGATGCAGACGTTGCACTCGTGGCAGAACGGAGTGAAGAGTCTTCTGTGTCACGTCAACGACGACGACACAAACCAAACTAACTAAACAAGTGTTTTGTTAACCTGTCATTAACCAGGGAAACGCTGCAGCACATGCTGACTGACAGATattgactccgccccctcaggAAATGTTTAGCTTTTTCGTGAAGCGTTCAGGGACTGGAACCTTCGAGGCGTCTGCAGCACAGCAGTGCGGCCTGGAAGGAGATTAATAATGTGAAATCTAATCAGGTCATTGATAATGTGATTGATAGATTTATTGCTGGACAATGTCTTGGCCGACGACGTGaagatgtttttcttaattGTTACTTTAAGTTGAAGTCACCGTCACTGCATCGAGAGgatgaatttatttattgatttatggCAACACGTCAATCATCGAttggttttctttgtttatttattgattttaataCACTTTAATAATAACTGTGTGAGTTATGTTATTTAAGTTTATGTTGAAGATGACTCCAGGTCGGTGTGAAAGGGTGATGTGTCGTTAAACTGAGTTTAAAGggattatttcagtttttttatgtgGTGGTGCTGAGATGAGATCA is part of the Solea senegalensis isolate Sse05_10M linkage group LG15, IFAPA_SoseM_1, whole genome shotgun sequence genome and harbors:
- the LOC122781768 gene encoding ankyrin repeat domain-containing protein 1; the encoded protein is MGLHSVEELVTGKRSEGKEGDDFQGGVYEAAVNQEKHDDRTSHGELGVGGALSEESDSGSEQEEVSVAALNTDKSGRLKLETVDDLFNILQLRKRRRERKCPAHKKRQPQPETVPEIVDEGLFLSSASEDKLPVVEKYLRDGGDVNVSDHFQRTALHKASFRGNTDVMKTLLQAGAQIEMKDKLEATALHWACRGGSLPALQLLLDQGAKVTSRDKLLSTPLHVAVRTGHCECAEHLIHCGADVNAKDRDGDTPMHDAVRINRFKMIRLLMMYGASLNTKNCDGKTAMQTLHSWQNGVKSLLCHVNDDDTNQTN